The Papaver somniferum cultivar HN1 chromosome 3, ASM357369v1, whole genome shotgun sequence genome includes a region encoding these proteins:
- the LOC113357452 gene encoding WD repeat-containing protein 48-like, with amino-acid sequence MHRVASAGGVSGSSRPRKEKKLTYVLNDADDSKHCAGVNCVAVLKSAVLDSCDYLFTGSRDGTLKRWALGEDDATCSATFESHVDWVNDAVLAGNNTLISCSSDTTLKAWNCLSDGTCTRTLRQHSDYVTCLAAAEKNSNVIASGGLGGEVFVWDLEAALYPVSKPTEAVEDENSNGIVGSGNSGVPMTSLRSIGSSSSISMHPSQSHGYSPIAAKGHKESVYALAMNDSGTLLVSGGTEKVVRVWDPRTGTKTLKLRGHTDNIRALLLDSTGRFCLSGSSDSMIRLWDLGQQRCVHSYAVHTDSVWALASTPTFSHVYSGGRDLSVYLTDLGTRESVLLCTKEHPISQLALHDDSIWVATTDSSVHKWPAEGRTPQKVFERGGSFLAGNLSFTRARASLEGSTPVPVYKEPSFAIPGTPGVVQHEILNNRRQVLTKDTAGSVKLWEITRGVVVEDYGQVSFDEKKEELFERVSIPAWFTTDSRLGSLSIHLETPQCFSAEMYSVDLNTVGVPEDHKINLAEETLKGLFAHWLTKRKQKSGPQASVNGEIPLGKDLPVRSHSHSRVELEVKPDSHSSAVHPAFEFSTVSPPSIITEGSHGGPWRKKITNLDGTEDDKEIPWWCLDCILNKKIPHKDNTKCSFYLHPCEGSTVQVLTQGKLSAPRILRIHKVINYVVEKMVLDKPLDGVTSDAPFAAGASLSTIVGDSSFRTGLKPLQKLKPNIEILCNNQVLTPEMSLATVRAYIWKKADDLILNYRVVQSR; translated from the exons ATGCACCGTGTAGCCAGTGCTGGGGGCGTATCTGGTTCATCCCGTCCTCGAAAGGAGAAGAAGTTAACATATGTGCTCAATGACGCTGATGACTCAAAG CATTGTGCAGGTGTAAATTGTGTGGCTGTTTTAAAATCGGCAGTACTGGATAGCTGCGACTACTTATTTACCGGAAGCAGAGATGGGACTCTAAAGAGGTGGGCATTAGGCGAGGACGATGCTACCTGCTCTGCCACATTCGAGTCGCATGTTGATTGG GTAAATGATGCGGTTCTTGCAGGCAACAACACACTAATTTCATGCTCGTCAGACACCACACTCAAG GCATGGAATTGCTTATCCGACGGGACTTGCACAAGAACTCTCCGTCAGCACTCGGATTATGTTACATGTCTTGCTGCAGCTgaaaaaaat AGCAATGTTATTGCCTCTGGTGGACTTGGTGGAGAAGTATTTGTTTGGGATCTCGAAGCTGCTCTTTATCCAGTATCAAAGCCAACGGAAGCAGTGGAAGACGAAAATTCAAATGGCATAGTTGGCTCTGGAAACTCCGGCGTGCCTATGACAAGTTTACGGTCGATTGGTTCAAGCAGCAGCATTTCCATGCACCCAAGCCAGTCTCATGGATATAGTCCTATTGCTGCAAAAGGGCACAAAGAGTCTGTCTATGCATTGGCAATGAATGATAGCGGGACTTTGCTAGTTTCTGGTGGAACTGAGAAG GTGGTACGTGTTTGGGATCCAAGAACTGGTACAAAGACTCTGAAGCTAAGAGGGCATACTGATAACATTAGGGCACTTCTTCTGGACTCTACTGGGAG GTTTTGCTTATCAGGATCCTCAGATTCAATGATTAG ACTATGGGATCTTGGTCAACAACGTTGTGTGCATTCCTATGCTGTGCATACAGACTCAGTTTGGGCACTCGCCAGCACTCCAACATTCAGCCATGTCTATAGTGGTGGGAGGGACCTCTCT GTGTACCTAACAGACTTGGGCACCAGAGAGAGTGTTTTGCTTTGTACGAAGGAGCATCCTATCTCACAGCTTGCGCTGCATGATGATAGCATATGGGTTGCAACAACAGATTCTTCTGTACACAAGTGGCCAGCTGAAGGTAGAACCCCTCAAAAAGTTTTTGAAAGAGGTGGTTCATTCTTGGCTGGGAACTTGTCCTTTACCAGAGCAAGGGCAAGCTTAGAAGGATCAACTCCT GTTCCTGTTTATAAAGAACCCTCTTTTGCTATTCCTGGAACTCCAGGCGTAGTGCAGCATGAAATTTTGAACAACAGAAGGCAGGTTCTAACAAAG GATACCGCTGGATCAGTGAAGTTATGGGAGATTACAAGGGGCGTTGTGGTTGAGGATTATGGCCAG GTTTCATTTGACGAGAAAAAGGAGGAACTTTTTGAGAGG GTTAGCATTCCTGCATGGTTCACCACAGATTCGAGGCTTGGAAGTTTGTCTATCCATTTGGAGACCCCACAATGTTTTTCTGCAGAGATGTATTCTGTTGATCTAAACACAGTTGGGGTTCCTGAGGATCACAAG ATTAATCTAGCTGAGGAGACCTTAAAGGGATTGTTTGCTCACTGGTTAACAAAAAGAAAGCAGAAGTCTGGTCCGCAAGCTTCGGTAAATGGCGAAATTCCTTTGGGGAAGGATTTACCTGTCAGAAGCCATTCTCACTCAAGAGTCGAGCTTGAAGTTAAACCTGATAGTCACAGCTCTGCTGTTCATCCTGCATTTGAGTTTTCAACAGTTTCACCACCATCTATCATCACCGAAGGTTCTCATGGAGGTCCATGGAGAAAGAAAATTACTAACCTGGATGGCACAGAAGATGACAAGGAAATTCCGTGGTGGTGTTTAGACTGCATTTTGAATAAAAAGATCCCTCACAAGGATAATACCAA GTGCAGCTTTTATTTGCATCCATGTGAAGGTTCAACAGTCCAAGTGCTCACACAAGGGAAGTTGAGTGCACCGAGAATATTGCGCATTCACAAA GTCATTAATTATGTCGTAGAAAAAATGGTTCTTGACAAACCACTAGATGGTGTGACCTCTGATGCACCTTTTGCCGCCGGAGCTTCACTTTCAACGATTGTGGGGGATAGCAGCTTCCGAACAGGCTTGAAGCCACTGCAAAAACTTAAGCCCAACATAGAGATTTTGTGTAATAATCAG GTTTTAACTCCAGAAATGAGTTTAGCCACAGTTCGAGCTTATATATGGAAGAAAGCTGATGACTTGATCCTTAACTACAGAGTGGTgcagagtagatag
- the LOC113357453 gene encoding zinc finger protein CONSTANS-LIKE 13-like, producing the protein MTSKDSGRNNEVKLENIKTHEEKKRLCDFCGESKALLYCKADSAKLCFQCDGEVHSTNPLFTKHIRFQLCDICDSNPASIHCSTENHVLCQNCDWETHNHNHSHDKNLIHDRRPLEGFTGCPSATELSSILGFEDLRDKSFFDGGGGGGGSFNNLGSGFDDLFVWDTPNIISLDDLIVSSDSSQSFPAMGIPPLPKNRNTACGKYKEDIIHQLQNMLNLDINWKNECVEVESLLGLKPLLPEQPGNLCSSFKHDAEPKGYEAHAIHWQDDGGEAGNQNLMPSTFSGSYYEDSFLALDNPDDVGGFGIDVTGGNEKQSQHQVVEDTVHVVPKYAPPQLTGQDRDLMISRYKEKRKTRRYDKHIRYESRKARAEGRTRIKGRFAKIA; encoded by the exons ATGACTTCGAAAGATTCAGGAAGAAATAATGAAGTAAAACTAGAGAACATCAAAACccatgaagaaaagaagagattatgTGATTTCTGTGGAGAATCAAAAGCATTACTATACTGTAAAGCAGATTCAGCCAAGCTCTGTTTTCAGTGTGATGGTGAAGTTCATTCAACAAATCCATTGTTTACCAAACACATTAGGTTCCAATTATGTGATATTTGTGATTCAAATCCAGCTTCTATTCATTGTTCTACTGAGAATCATGTTTTATGTCAGAACTGTGATTGGGAaactcataatcataatcatagtcatgataagaatttgattcatgatagaagACCTCTTGAAGGGTTTACTGGATGTCCTAGTGCTACTGAATTGTCTTCTATTTTGGGGTTTGAAGATTTAAGAGATAAGTCTTtctttgatggtggtggtggtggtggaggaagtTTCAATAATTTAGGGTCTGGGTTtgatgatttgtttgtttgggaTACTCCTAATATTATTAGTCTTGATGATCTTATTGTTTCTAGTGATTCTAGTCAGAGTTTTCCAGCTATGGGGATTCCACCTTTACCTAAG AATCGGAATACAGCTTGTGGGAAGTATAAGGAAGATATAATACATCAGCTCCAGAACATGTTGAACCTGGACATAAACTGGAAAAATGAATGTGTGGAAGTTGAATCCCTTCTTGGACTTAAACCTCTGCTGCCTGAACAACCAGGAAATCTGTGTAGCAGCTTCAAACATGACGCTGAGCCGAAAGGCTATGAG GCGCATGCAATTCATTGGCAAGACGACGGTGGTGAAGCAGGAAATCAAAATCTCATGCCTTCCACATTTTCAGGAAGTTATTATGAAGACAGTTTTTTAGCTCTTGATAATCCTGATGATGTTGGTGGATTTGGAATTGATGTCACCGGGGGCAATGAAAAGCAATCACAACATCAAGTTGTTGAAGACACAGTACATGTGGTGCCAAAGTATGCTCCACCCCAGTTAACAGGGCAGGATAGAGACTTAATGATCTCACGGTACAAGGAGAAGAGGAAAACTAGAAG GTATGATAAGCACATCCGGTATGAATCTCGTAAAGCTAGAGCAGAAGGCAGGACAAGGATTAAAGGAAGGTTTGCTAAGATTGCGTAA